AAGCATTAGAACAAGCCGAGCTTCTTCGGGCTGTAGCTGATGAGCTGGTTCTTCGTCTGCTGGTAGTGGTCGAGCATCATCAGGTGGTTTTCGCGGCCGATGCCGCTCTGCTTATAGCCGCCGAACGCTGCGTGCGCGGGATACAGGTGGTAGCAGTTCGTCCACACGCGGCCTGCTTCAATCTCGCGACCGAAGCGATAGGCGCGGTTCACATCGCGCGTCCACACACCAGCGCCAAGGCCGTAGAGTGTGTCGTTCGCGATGGCGAGCGCTTCCGCATCGTCCTTGAAGGTCGTGACCGAAAGCACCGGTCCGAAGATCTCCTCCTGAAAGATGCGCATCTTGTTGTTGCCGCGGAACATCGTTGGCTGAATGTAGAAGCCGCCAGCGATGTCGTCACTTACCTGCGCGGCCTTGCCACCGGTCAGTAGCTCCGCGCCTTCCTTCACGCCGAGATCGAGATAACTCATGATCTTCTCGAACTGCTGCTTGGAGGCCTGCGCGCCGATCTGCGTCGACGGATCAAACGGGTTCGCCTGCTTGATCGCTTTCACGCGCGGCAGTACGCGTTCCATGAACTTGTCGTAGATGCTCTCGTGGATGAGCGCACGCGACGGACAGGTGCAGACTTCGCCTTGATTGAACGCGAAGAGCGCGAGGCCTTCGATTGCTTTATCGATGTACTCTTCGTCCTGATCGAGAATGTCTTCGAAGAAGATGTTCGGGCTCTTGCCGCCGAGCTCGAGCGTCATCGGGATGATGTTCTCAGACGCATATTGCATGATCATGCGACCGGTGACGGTGGAGCCGGTGAACGCGATCTTGTTGATGCGCGGGTTCGTCGCGAGCTCCTTGCCCACCTCGCGGCCAAAGCCGTTGACGACGTTCAACACGCCCGCAGGTAGCAGGTCGCCGATCAGCTCCATCAGCACGAGAATCGACGCGGGCGTCTGCTCGGCAGGCTTCAGCACCACGCAGTTGCCCGCGGCGAGTGCGGGAGCGAGCTTCCACGCAGCCATCAGCAGAGGGAAGTTCCACGGAATGATCTGCCCGACGATGCCCAGCGGCTCATGGAAGTGATATGCGACGGTGTCGTGGTCGATCTCGCTGATGCCGCCCTGCTGCGCGCGAATCGCGCCGGCAAAGTAGCGGAAGTGATCGGCGCTCAGCGGGACGTCGGCGGCGGTCGTCTCGCGGATCGGCTTGCCGTTGTCCCAGGTCTCGGCGCGCGCGAGCAGGTCGTTGTTGTCCTCGATGCGCTGCGCGATCTTGAGCAGAATGTTCGAGCGCTCGGTGACCGAGGTGCGGCCCCATGCGGTCTTGGCCTTCTCAGCGGCATCGAGCGCTTTCTCGATATCAGCCGCGCCCGAGCGGGGGATCTCGCAGAGTACCTTGCCGGTGACGGGAGTGATGTTGTCGAAGTACTGTCCCTCGACAGGCTCGACCCACTGCCCGCCGATGAAGTTGCCGTAGCGCTTGCGGAAGGGAGTGTCCTGCTGGAGAGTGGTGGTCGCTTCGTGGACGGGAGAGGTCGTTGCCATTGCGTTTCCTTTCGTCCCGGCGGGGAGGCCGGTGGTCGATTCCGAGAGCATCCTGCTCCCGCGCGGCAACCGTTGCCAAGCACGAAGTGTTGCGGCCGTCGCACGATGCAACACTCGACGGAAATCCCGTGCGACACCGCTCTACAAAGGTTTTCTGCGCGTCGTAGAATGTGCGGCGGACATCCAATGAGATGTGAGCCTTACGCAGGAGAAGCCCGTGGACCGCAACACTGCACCAGCATCGCGACACATGTTGCCTGAGCTGATCCAGGCTTCCTGGCAACGCTGTCGCCACTACGGCATGTCGCCGCAGTGGCAGATTACGCAAGCTCCGCTGAGCGACAGTGAGTTGCATCTGCAGCAGGAGCAGAACCGCCAGCTTCGTAAACTCGCACTGCGCGAGATGAATCTGCTCGAGCCGGGACTTTCCACCGCCGGCCGCATTCTGCTGCTCGCCGACGCGCAGGGTGTCGTGCTGGACTCACAGGGCGACAGCACTTTTCTGGGCCGCGCGCGCAAGGTGTCGCTGATGCCCGGCGCCTCATGGCGCGAACAGATCACCGGCACGAACGCGATCGGTACGGCCATCGTCGAGCGCCGCTTCGTACAGGTGATCGGCGAACAACATTTCTTCGACGAGAACCGCTTCCTCGCCTGCAACGCGATGCCGATCTTTTCACCGACCGGTCAACTCGCGGGCGTGCTTGATATCTCCGGAAGCGCGTTCGTCAATGCGCCTTCTGCCTCCAAGCTCGTGCGCCACGCGGTGCAACACATCGAGCATGACTGGACCGCCGAAAGCGCTACTGATCTTGTGGTGCGGCTGCACCAGCATCCCTCGTGGCTCAGCACACCGGAAGAAGGTCTGCTCTGTTTCAACGACGGCGTGCTGAGCGCGGCGAGCAGTCGCGGCCTCGCATTCCTTGGCCTTGGGGCTGCGGTCATCGGTCGCGTGCACTGGCGCGACATCTTTCAAGGCGCGCCGACGTATGGCCGCCAGGAGCTTCGCCTGCAGCAGGCTGCCGGACTCTATTACGCCGACGTCTCGCGCTCCAGCGTGCTCTCTGCGTCGATCGCCGCCTCTGAGGTTCCGCACGCTGGGCCGGAGAGCTTCGAAGACCTCAAGGATGAAGCGCTGCGCCGCGCTGTTGCTGCGGAGAATGGCAACGTCTCTGCCGCCGCGCGCAAGCTCGGCATCCATCGCAGCACCTTCTATCGCCGCTTAAAGCAGGAGCCGAACTAGCGCGCGATACCAGAAACATAGGTGTGTGGCATTCCTGGTCGTGACCGCGCCTCATCGCTTCAAGATGATCGCTGCGCACCTATGGTTCCTGTAGACCTGCTATGGAGCGCAGAACGGTAGGGCAGGGCTTCAGCCCTGCCGTTTCTCATGCAAGCGATCTTCGCGGCTTTAGCCGCTGCCGTATGGTGCTTGCGCGTTCCCTCAGCGGCTAGAGCCGCCTCCTCTGACAGCATCAGTGACGCGGCGAAAGCCGTGTCCTGCCGTTCGTGCCTCTCCTGTGTTCGTCGAAGGTTGATTCAAGCCAGACAAAGAGGCCGCGAGCATTCACTCGCGGCCCTTCTTGTCACAGCGACAGCTGCTATTCGGTGTCTGCCGAAACCGTCGCACGATGCGACTGACGACGACGCTCTTCGCGCTTTTCGAAGAAACGCACAAACTCCGGAATCAGGAAGATTACGGTGAGTACCGTCGTCACCACACCACCCACCACCACGCGCGCGAGCGGCTGCTGCGCCTGCGCGCCGATGCCGTTCATCACCGCTGCAGGGAGCAAGCCGAGCCCCGCAGCGAAGCCTGCCATCAGCACTGGCAGCAGTTCGTGCTGCGCACCTTCGCGCAGCGCGTTCTCGCCCGGATGAGCGTGTTGATGATGTCGCAGTCCCGCGAGGAAGACCACCGACGTAAGCGTCGCCACACCGGTAAGTGAGGTGAAGCCGACGGCGGCAGAAATGCTGAACGCCGTGTGCGTAACGAGCAACGCGAAGATGCCGCCAACCGCACAGAAGGGCAACGCCAGCAGCACGATCACCGCATCTGTCCAACGCTGGAACGCAAGGTACAGCAGCAGGAAGATCACGACGAGACTGATCGGAATCACCAGCCCAAGACGAGCCTGCTCCTTGCGCAGCGAGTCGAACTCGCCCGCCCAGGTGTAGTTGTAGCCGTTCGGCATCTTCACCTTGTCGGCTATCTGCTTCTGCAGATCCGTGATGGTGTCCGCGAGGTCGCGTCCACGCACACTGAACTTGATGGGGATGTAGCGTCGGCCGCCTTCGCGATAGATCGTGAAGCTGCCTTCATGCACGCCCACATCTGCCACCTGCGAAAGCGCGACATGTCCGCCGTCGGGCGTGGGCAGTTGGATTTGCGATACCGTCTCCGGCGTTCCGCGATACGCGTCAGGGTAGCGCACGGTGATGTCGAAGCGGCGATCGCCTTCGATCATCTGCGTGATCGGCGCACCACCTACAGCGGCTTGCACCGCTGCGTTGATGTCCGCCGGCGCCACACCATAGCGGGCCGCGTTGGCGCGGTTCACGCTGATGATGAGGTTCGGTTGTCCGCTCACCTTGAAGACGCCGGCATCGGTTACGCCCTGCACGGTGCCCATCACTCCGACCATTTCATCGGAGAGTTTGGAGAGTTGCGCGAGATCGTCGCCGAAGAGCTTGATGGAGTTCTCACCCTTCACGCCGCTCATCGCTTCTTCCACGTTGTCCTGGATGTTCTGCGAGAAGCCGAAGACGGTGCCGGGATACTTCGCAAACGCCTTCTGCATCTGCTCGATCAGCTCGTCCTTGTCGCCGTGAACGTCGGCGGGCCATTGATCGGAGGGCTTCAGAGAAACGCCAAACTCTACATTGTTGAAGGTCGTCACATCGGTGCCGTCGTCTGGTCGACCGATCTGCGAAACGACCTGCGTGACCTCGGGGAACTTGCGGATCTCCTCGCGAATCTCGTCCGCGAACATCGCCCCCTTATCGAAGGAAATGTCCTGCGGCAGCGTGGCGCGAATCCAGAGATTGCCTTCTTCGAGCGGTGGCATAAACTCACCACCCACGGCGAAGACGAACACCAGCACACCCGCGAGCATGGCGCCGCCTGCCAGCGTCCACACCATCTTCGGATGGGCCAGCGAACGATTCAACCAGCGCTCGTAATGACGCGAGAAGAAGCGATTGACGGCGGTGCCCGAAGCCTTCTTCGCCTCCTGCTGCGCGTTCACCTTCGGTGCGAAGATGGCCGCGAGCACCGGTGCAAAGATGATCGCGAACATCAGCGCGCCGAAGAGTGCAAAGCCGTACGTGACCGACATCGGCGAGAAGATCTTGCCCGGAACGCCTTCCATCGTGAACAGCGGAATGAACGCCACGAGAATGATCAGCGTGGAGAACAACACAGGTCGCGCCGCTACGGCCACGCCATGCTGCACCGCCTCTTCCGGGCCCTCGCCCGGCTTGCGTTGCTGCATGTAACGGAAGATGTTTTCGAGCACGATGATCGACGAATCGACGAGAATGCCGAAGTCGATCGCGCCGATCGAGATGAGGTTGGCCGGATGACCGGTCAACACCATCATGGAGAACGCGAACAACACGGCAAAGGGGATGGTGAGCGCAGTGATGATCGTCGTGCGCAGATCTCCGAGCATGATGAGCAGAATCAGCGTCACGAGCACGAGGCCCGTGATGATGACGTGCTTCACCGTGTGCGTCGTCTGGTCGATCAGCTTGGTGCGGTCGTAGATCGTGTTGATGTGCATGCCCGGAGGCAGCATCGAGCCATTGTTCAGGTCATCGATTTTCTTCTTCAGCCCGTCGAGCGCAGGCATACTCTCGCCGCCCTTTTGCAGCAGCACGATGCCTTCGACGATGTCGCTCTGTCCGTTGCGCCCGATCTTGCCGAGACGCGGCTGATAACCTTCTTTCACTTCGGCGACGTCACGCACGAGTACCGGGGTACCGTTTTTGGAGGCAACGACGATGTTGCGCATGTCGTCGAGGCTCTTGATGAGGCCGAGCGAGCGAACGTTGATGTTCTGTTCGCCGAGCGTCATGTAGTTGCCGCCCGCGTTGGCGTTGCTGTTCTGCACCGCCGTGATCAGTTGCGGCAGGGTGACGCCGTACGCCAGCAGCTTGTTCGGATCAGGCTCGATCTGATACTGCTTCGTCGTTCCGCCGAAGGTGGTGATGTCGATGATGCCCGGCACCTGCTTCAACTCGCGGCGAACGAGCCAGTCCTGCGTAGACTTCAGGTCGTTCAGCGAATACGGTCCGGTGAGTTGATAGCGATAAATTTCGCCGATGGGCGACCATGGCGAAAGCTGCGGTTGCAGACCGCCAGGAAGTTGCAGCGTTTGCAGGCGTGCGAGGACCTCCTGGCGATCGTGGAACAGATCGCTGGAGAACTTGAAGTACAGCTTCACATCACTGAGGCCGAAGATCGAGATCGAGCGCACCTGCTCAAGCTCAGGCGTGCCGTTCAGTGTGAGTTCGATGGGCGCGGTGACCTGCTGCTCCATCTCTTCCGCGCTCCACGCAGGGTTCTGCGTGATGATTTCGACGAGCGGTGGCGAGGGATCGGGGTACGCTTCGATATCGAGTTTCAACGCGCCAAAGATGCCCGCGAAGAATGCTGCGATCAGCAGGATGAAGACAACGGTGCGATAGCGCAAGAGCGCCTGGATAAAGCCCTTCATCGTTAGTCTCCTACCGGCTGGCGCAGGAACGCCGCGCCCTGCATCACGACGCGATCGCCGTCATTGAGTCCGCTGGTGATCTCGATGCGGTCACCTGCCTGCGCGCCCGTCGTCACCTTCTTTGTCGTGTACTTGCCGTCGCCTGCGGGTACGTAGACGATGGTTGATTCGCCGTCATGCAGTACCGCTCCAGCGGGCAGCAGGATGCGCGGTTGTGCAGGCTGCGAGAGCAGCAGCGTCGCAAACATCTGCGGCTTCAGACGATGACCGGGGTTCGGCATCACCACGCGCACCTTCACGGCATGCGTCGAAGGATCGAACGAATCGCCAATGTTGGCAACGGTTCCGCTGAACTTCTCGCCGGGGTATGCGGTGAAGCTCACCGTTACCTGCGCGTGAGGATGCACGGCGTGCAGGTCCTGCTCGTAGACATCGCCGGTCACCCAGACGGTATCGAGATTCGCTACCGTTGCGATGCCGGTCGTGGTCTCGAGCGAGCGCTGCATCTCGCCGGTTGCGGTGCCAATGTCGAGCACCGTACCCGTGATCGGCGCGGTTACGGTGGTGATATCGCTGGTGCTGTTCTCGCTGAAGCCGAGCTCGTGCACATGCTGACGTGTGCGCTCGAGCTCCGAGTGCGCGGCGCTGTCAGTGGCTTGCAGTTCCTGCAGATCAGCCTGTGACATGACCTCGTGCGAGGCGAGCAGCTTGCCGCGGTCGAGCGCGTGATCAGCGCGGATCGTCTCGATCTTGGCTTTCTCGAAATCCGCACGGGCCTGAGCGACATCGCTGCTCTGCAGCGTGGCGACCGCTTGTCCCTTACGCACTTCCTGGCCCGGTACGAGCGTCATGTTGAGCAGGCGGCCGCTGAGCGGCGCGTAGATGTGCACGAGCTTGTCGGGGTCGGCTTCGACGCGGCCGGGCAGGCGCAGCGTGGCGTCGATGGTCTCGCTGTGCACCGTGCCCACTTGAATGTTTGCTGTGGGCTGCGTCGGCGCAGCGGTCTCGGTGGTGTGCTTCTTGCATCCGCCGACGAAGACGAGCGCGGCGACGCTGGCAGCAAGAGGAGTGAAGTAGAAACGACGTGCAGTCATTAGGGATTGATCTCCATGTGGGCTGCGGTCGTCAGTTGTTCGACCGCCAGCAAAAGCTGCAAATTAGCGTTGAGCGAAGCGAGGTTCACCTGGCGATAGTCCGAGAGCGCGCTCAGATAATCGAGCAGCGTCGTATTGCCGTGGCGATAGCTGAACTCCATGTTGTCGCGCACATGCGCGGCTTCGGCGAGGTATTTTGCGCGATAGCGGCCGTCCTGCGACGTTGCCGTCTGGTAAGCCGCCCACGCCGTGTCGACGTCAGAGATCACCTGATTCCGCGCAGCGACAAGCGCCAGTCGGCTTGACTCAAGCTCATGCTGTGCGCGAGCTTTCTCGCCCTGGTTGCGGTCAAAGAAACGCAGCGGAATCTGGATGTTCGCACCCATCGTATTTGCGTGTCCGCTGCGCTCATACTCGGCCTCAAGCGTTGGGTCGGCCTTGCCGTTGGCCACGGCGAGCTTCACCGATGCCGCGTTCGCGTCCACCTGCGCCTGCGCAGCCTGCAGGTCCGGGCGGTTCTTCAGCGCCGCGGTGTGCAACTCTTCGAGCGTATAGGCGAGCGGCGAAGGCTCGAGCGATCCGGTCACCGCGAAGTCATCACTCGGCGTGTTCACGCCAAGCATCGACTGCAGCGCAATGCTCGACTGGCGTAGTGCGAGATTGGCGTTGTCGAAGTCGTTCTCAAAGCCGACAAGCTGCAACTCCACGCGATCGAAATCCGTGCGGTCCATATCGCCAGCATCGAGCCGCACCTTCATCAGGTCGACCGTATGGCGATAGCCTTCGAGGTTCTCACGCGAGATCTCGAGCGCAGCTTCGGCGAAGAGCATCTTCGCAAACGCCTGCCGCACCGCGAGGTCCATCTGGCGCTGCGTGTCGGCGAGTTGATCGCTGGTCAGCGTCGTGGTGGCCTTCGCTCCATCGAGCCGCAACTGGCGCTTGCCGCCGCGTTCGAAAAGCCGCTGCACGCCGACGTTGTAGAACGGCGGACCGTTCGGATCATCCGGCGCGAGCGTGAACATCTGTCCACCGCCGGTGAGTACGGGGTTCTGCCGCAGGCCTGCGGTGACCTCGCCAGCGCGCACGGCGTTCAGGTGCTCCGCGCCGGAAAGCAGCGTCGGGTTTGCGCGATGGGACTGGTCGAGCACCTGCTGCAGTGTGAGCGGTGTGGCGCTGCCGCGGTGCACCGCCGCGATGATGGTTGCAGGCAAAGCCGCGTTCTGCTGGGGAGCAGGCGCGGGTGCCTGTGCCCACGCGAAAAGCGTGAAAGCAAAGGATGGCGTGAGCAAGAGAGCTCTGCGCACGAAGCACACCTCCAGAGGGAGCGAAGCGGA
The nucleotide sequence above comes from Granulicella cerasi. Encoded proteins:
- a CDS encoding TolC family protein, with the translated sequence MRRALLLTPSFAFTLFAWAQAPAPAPQQNAALPATIIAAVHRGSATPLTLQQVLDQSHRANPTLLSGAEHLNAVRAGEVTAGLRQNPVLTGGGQMFTLAPDDPNGPPFYNVGVQRLFERGGKRQLRLDGAKATTTLTSDQLADTQRQMDLAVRQAFAKMLFAEAALEISRENLEGYRHTVDLMKVRLDAGDMDRTDFDRVELQLVGFENDFDNANLALRQSSIALQSMLGVNTPSDDFAVTGSLEPSPLAYTLEELHTAALKNRPDLQAAQAQVDANAASVKLAVANGKADPTLEAEYERSGHANTMGANIQIPLRFFDRNQGEKARAQHELESSRLALVAARNQVISDVDTAWAAYQTATSQDGRYRAKYLAEAAHVRDNMEFSYRHGNTTLLDYLSALSDYRQVNLASLNANLQLLLAVEQLTTAAHMEINP
- a CDS encoding efflux RND transporter permease subunit, with product MKGFIQALLRYRTVVFILLIAAFFAGIFGALKLDIEAYPDPSPPLVEIITQNPAWSAEEMEQQVTAPIELTLNGTPELEQVRSISIFGLSDVKLYFKFSSDLFHDRQEVLARLQTLQLPGGLQPQLSPWSPIGEIYRYQLTGPYSLNDLKSTQDWLVRRELKQVPGIIDITTFGGTTKQYQIEPDPNKLLAYGVTLPQLITAVQNSNANAGGNYMTLGEQNINVRSLGLIKSLDDMRNIVVASKNGTPVLVRDVAEVKEGYQPRLGKIGRNGQSDIVEGIVLLQKGGESMPALDGLKKKIDDLNNGSMLPPGMHINTIYDRTKLIDQTTHTVKHVIITGLVLVTLILLIMLGDLRTTIITALTIPFAVLFAFSMMVLTGHPANLISIGAIDFGILVDSSIIVLENIFRYMQQRKPGEGPEEAVQHGVAVAARPVLFSTLIILVAFIPLFTMEGVPGKIFSPMSVTYGFALFGALMFAIIFAPVLAAIFAPKVNAQQEAKKASGTAVNRFFSRHYERWLNRSLAHPKMVWTLAGGAMLAGVLVFVFAVGGEFMPPLEEGNLWIRATLPQDISFDKGAMFADEIREEIRKFPEVTQVVSQIGRPDDGTDVTTFNNVEFGVSLKPSDQWPADVHGDKDELIEQMQKAFAKYPGTVFGFSQNIQDNVEEAMSGVKGENSIKLFGDDLAQLSKLSDEMVGVMGTVQGVTDAGVFKVSGQPNLIISVNRANAARYGVAPADINAAVQAAVGGAPITQMIEGDRRFDITVRYPDAYRGTPETVSQIQLPTPDGGHVALSQVADVGVHEGSFTIYREGGRRYIPIKFSVRGRDLADTITDLQKQIADKVKMPNGYNYTWAGEFDSLRKEQARLGLVIPISLVVIFLLLYLAFQRWTDAVIVLLALPFCAVGGIFALLVTHTAFSISAAVGFTSLTGVATLTSVVFLAGLRHHQHAHPGENALREGAQHELLPVLMAGFAAGLGLLPAAVMNGIGAQAQQPLARVVVGGVVTTVLTVIFLIPEFVRFFEKREERRRQSHRATVSADTE
- a CDS encoding efflux RND transporter periplasmic adaptor subunit — translated: MTARRFYFTPLAASVAALVFVGGCKKHTTETAAPTQPTANIQVGTVHSETIDATLRLPGRVEADPDKLVHIYAPLSGRLLNMTLVPGQEVRKGQAVATLQSSDVAQARADFEKAKIETIRADHALDRGKLLASHEVMSQADLQELQATDSAAHSELERTRQHVHELGFSENSTSDITTVTAPITGTVLDIGTATGEMQRSLETTTGIATVANLDTVWVTGDVYEQDLHAVHPHAQVTVSFTAYPGEKFSGTVANIGDSFDPSTHAVKVRVVMPNPGHRLKPQMFATLLLSQPAQPRILLPAGAVLHDGESTIVYVPAGDGKYTTKKVTTGAQAGDRIEITSGLNDGDRVVMQGAAFLRQPVGD
- the exaC gene encoding acetaldehyde dehydrogenase ExaC; its protein translation is MATTSPVHEATTTLQQDTPFRKRYGNFIGGQWVEPVEGQYFDNITPVTGKVLCEIPRSGAADIEKALDAAEKAKTAWGRTSVTERSNILLKIAQRIEDNNDLLARAETWDNGKPIRETTAADVPLSADHFRYFAGAIRAQQGGISEIDHDTVAYHFHEPLGIVGQIIPWNFPLLMAAWKLAPALAAGNCVVLKPAEQTPASILVLMELIGDLLPAGVLNVVNGFGREVGKELATNPRINKIAFTGSTVTGRMIMQYASENIIPMTLELGGKSPNIFFEDILDQDEEYIDKAIEGLALFAFNQGEVCTCPSRALIHESIYDKFMERVLPRVKAIKQANPFDPSTQIGAQASKQQFEKIMSYLDLGVKEGAELLTGGKAAQVSDDIAGGFYIQPTMFRGNNKMRIFQEEIFGPVLSVTTFKDDAEALAIANDTLYGLGAGVWTRDVNRAYRFGREIEAGRVWTNCYHLYPAHAAFGGYKQSGIGRENHLMMLDHYQQTKNQLISYSPKKLGLF
- a CDS encoding sigma-54-dependent Fis family transcriptional regulator → MSLTQEKPVDRNTAPASRHMLPELIQASWQRCRHYGMSPQWQITQAPLSDSELHLQQEQNRQLRKLALREMNLLEPGLSTAGRILLLADAQGVVLDSQGDSTFLGRARKVSLMPGASWREQITGTNAIGTAIVERRFVQVIGEQHFFDENRFLACNAMPIFSPTGQLAGVLDISGSAFVNAPSASKLVRHAVQHIEHDWTAESATDLVVRLHQHPSWLSTPEEGLLCFNDGVLSAASSRGLAFLGLGAAVIGRVHWRDIFQGAPTYGRQELRLQQAAGLYYADVSRSSVLSASIAASEVPHAGPESFEDLKDEALRRAVAAENGNVSAAARKLGIHRSTFYRRLKQEPN